The DNA sequence tgcgccgtcgtcgacgcCGGCGCGCTCCACCAGGCTGGCCCGGTCCCAGTCGGCCGTCTCGCGGTCCAGCGACTCGGGCCAGACGCCGGACCGCGGCGCCTCGGACTCGTGGTCGCCGCCGGACCGGCCGGGCTCGAGCCCCGGCGACGACGCCTCGCCCATCAGCTGGTCCGAGGCCGACCAgaacagcttcatcaagcCGCTGGCGACGCTGTGCCAGCAGATCATCTCGCTGGACGGCGACGCCCTGCGCAGCAACCACTACCTGTCCGTGGAGGCGCTGCGGCTCATCTCGCGGCTGCGCGACTTTGTGCAGGCCCGCATCGACGGCCATCCGGCGCGCGCCGACATGTGGGAGTCGGAGAGCCTGGCGCGGTACCGGCTGGACGCGCTCATGAGCCTCAAGGACGCGCTCAAGGCGACGAACCCGTTTGCCTTTATCGGCATcgcggcctttgccttcttcgagGTGTGCGACAGCGGCTTCGGCGACTGGCAGCGCCACCTGTACGGGGCCAAGTCGCTGCTGGACTTCCACTGCAAGAGCCGGGCCGAGCTGGACAACCTGTCGCGCAGCGTCACGGGCCTGGGCGAGATGGTGGTGCGCCTGGTGTGGTTCGACACctgcggcagcatcatccgcGGCACGACGGACCTCATCTTTGAGGACTGGCACCGCGAGCTGCTCACcgacagcttcttccgcaCCGTTGGCTGCGCGGCGGAGACGTTTGAGCTGTTTACCAAGGTGGCCAGCGGCGAGGTTGCCTCGAGTCCTACCAATAGCGCCTTTCTCGCCAtcaagcagctgctgagcctgGGCCAGGGAACTTCTGACTGGGACCGCTCAGCTGACGCATATCGCTGCGCTGCCGTCATTGCGGTGCTGACCCGGGCCGGTGGTGAACCGGTAACCTTGTCGACGCAGAGCACAATCTCGAAAGCGGTGGACCGGGCGTGTCAGATTATTGCAGCGTCGCCGTCATCCTCGCAGTTTTACATCCACATGGCTGTTCCGGCCTACTTGGCCGGCATGAACGCAACCTCGACGCAGCAATGTGACGTTGTGAGGTCATACTGGCATAACTGTAGCCATGCCGGGGTTCGACGCTATCCAGATGGCCTGGCTAGATGTGAAGAACGCTGGAAGTTGAAAGGCCTGGCTTAGACTGGGGTAAGTTAGGCAGCAAtggttttgctttttcctttgtctttgtgctctttcatctttcaaCCAGGGACAGCGAAGGAACAGggagttttttctttttcacttttttattcttctgGAGGACTATACTACATGGAACCAGCAAAAAGTATGGAAAAACACGTTTGAAAAGGTGGGACGGATTTTGGGCTCTTCTATTGGTGTCTTTACTTTGAAAGTTTTGGCCGAATGAGATACCAGCACTGCAAGGGCTTTTTCCATATCTCGTATACCATGTATCTTGATCAAGTTAGCATTGAGCGAAAGACATGTTTCTCGGGTTTACGCACCACCTACGCTTCGATGCGTTATTACGCAATATTTTGCTGCTTGGCGGCATACATGTGCAGCATCAGCCCACTCTCTTTGACTCTTTGCATTGCCCTATTTTAGAGTCTTGTTGATTCCTTGGCTTGGTAAGATGTCTGCTGAAAAATTGAGAATCTTGACAACTTGTTGTGCAAAGCTGCAAAAATCATACAAGGCATCACAACTCTTGAACACGGGTCACTTCTCTTGTTGTTCCCAACCATCCTTCACTCTTTGTTCAACAGAGAGAGCTAATACAATACCCAGATAGACTGGCACTGCATCCAACATGGATGAGCGACGCCCTGCAATGACAAGTCTTGGGGACCTAAGAAAGATGGATTTGCATAAACGAATTGTTGATTGCCGCGCTTGTGAGCTGAACCAGGCTAGCAACTTGGAACCTGCAGGTCGACAAGACGGGATATCAATGGAATCACAGTGGGCGACCCATCCGGGCAACATGGTGTCATTGAAGAATTGcccaagcaagcaaaacCACGCCCGTGCCAACTGATTAGCTCATTCTTTCCAAAGCATTACCCATTCTTAGTGCTCCAGTAGCATCTCCAGCTAAAAACTGGGGTGCATACCTAGCATCAAGCCACCGGCTAGTAAGCACGGCGCCCCCTCTTTGCTCCAGTCGCGGACTCTCTCCACAACAGAAGATATCAGAACCTTATTGTAGCACGACTTGCCCCGAATGGACGTCGTGGTCCATGCCTGATCAGGCAATCAACCTACCGTGATATGCGTGTCTCCTCGCCAAGCGCGCAATCGTTGGTGGAGCAAAAAGGGCGCCTCGTCCCCTTGGGGGTTGAAAATCGAGGAACCCCTCATTGCTTGTTCGTCAGTTTCCCGTCCCTTGGACCAAACCGAGCCGTACTGCCATCTtggcttttcctctttcctctttaCGAATCACATACCATGTACTACGACTACGACTACTGCTACCGCTGTTCACACCGGCAACGGGGCCCATCGCAAAAAGATACTCTGGCCTCGGAGTTGTGAAAGACCCCGCACTGGGCCGCAACCAAGCCCATCGTGTAGACTGCGGATATGGGACTTGTGGGCTTGACCTTATCGTAGGCAGGAAAATCCGGCATCGGTGCGGACATTGGACCAGCTAGAAAGTGGCGCGATAGATATCTGAGGAGAGCCGAGGAGAGCCAAAGGGGATACTTAAAACTGAGAGAGACGGGCTTTCGTGGTTTTGAGTCGAAGCTAGCGGTTGCCTTGACTTTAACCTTGTACACTCTCCTCTTCCAAGATCAgctttgctcttctcccGTTACCTTATTgtctttcttgtttgcttcttttgaaCAACATTATTCATAGTGTGTAGGAGTCGAAATGACCGTCTCTGGAGACTCAATCATTACCAACGGTGCTAATGGCACCAACGGTGTTAATGGTGTCAACGGAGCCAAGACAAACGGCGTCAAGTTGTCGTGGGAAGAGCTCGGCGCCAAGAAGCGCAGCGAGCTGTTGGCTTCTATACCCCCGGAATGGCGCATTCCAGAGAGCCTGCTGCCTCCAGATTCCCAGGACGATGTGACGACCTGGCCTGAGACATCGGGGTGGTTTACAAGAGCAGAACTGGACATGACCAGCCTGACCGCCAGCGAGCTGGTGTCCAAACTATCCTCGGGTGCTCTCAAATCAGAGGATGTCACCAGAGCGTTTTGCAagcgagcagctgctgctcacCAGCTTGTAAGTCCATGTCTCCTTGTGTGTTTTCCCAGTAAAGAATGCATTGCTGACCCAATGTAGACAAACTGCCTGTCTGAAACGTGCTTCGATCgcgccatcgccatggctcGTGCTCGAGACGAACACTTTGCGGAAACCGGCCGGCCAATCGGCCCTCTGCACGGCCTGCCCATCTCGCTCAAAGACAACATCAACGTCAAGAGCGTTGATTCGACCGTGGGCATGGCCACGCATGTGGGCGATCCCGCCAGAGCCGATGCAACGCTGGTCGAGGTGCTGGAGGCGGCCGGCGCCGTCTTCTACGTCAAGACAAACGTGCCCacggccatgatgattgCCGAGTCGGTCAACAATGTGTTTGGGCGCACGCTGAATCCGCGGAACAGGCGGACGAcgagcggcggcagctcggGCGGGGAGTCTGCCCTCATTGTCATGAAGGGCAGTCCCATTGGCGTTGGGTCAGATATAGGCGGCTCGCTTCGGATTCCGGCTGCTTGCACGGGCATCTTCACTCTTCGGCCGTCGCTGGGTCGGTTTCCCGTGCGGAACTGCCGATCTGGCATGCCGGGCCAGGAAGCTGTGCCGTCTGTCAATGGGCCTCTGGCTCCCACGCTTGAAGACGTCACGCTGTACAGCAAATCCGTCATCGGCGGGCAGCCATGGCTGAGAGACCCCAAGTGTCTACCAATCCCCTGGAGAGACGTTGAGCTCCCCCAAAAGCTTCGGATCGGTGTCATGTGGCACGACGGAGTCGTCCAGCCCACGGCTCCTGTAGCTCGTGCCCTGAAGCACACAgtcgccaagctcaaggccgcTGGACATGAAGTCGTCGAGTGGGAGAATTTTGACCAGGCTGAGGGAGcccggctgctgcagcggatGTTTGTGGCTGACGGTGGCCTGACGATCAAGTCGCAGCTTGATCCTACGGGCGAGCCTTGGAGGAGCGAGATGTATCCTTACTCTGTAGCGAGGGAGCTGGGTACGGCGGAGATGTGGAGGCTGCACTTGGAGAGGACAGACTTTCAGAACCGATACTTGGATAGATGGAACAAGGCGGGTCTTGATGCCCTTTTGCTGCCTACGATACCGTTTAACACGGTGAGGCATGGAACTTTTAAGCATGGTGGGTTGTTGGCTGTTTTCCATGATGTTTGTCGTGATTTGCTGACAAGAGAATTGATAGTTGGATACACTGGAGTCTACAATGTGCTAGACTACTCTGCCGTGTCATTTCCCACCGGCTTGAATGTCATCGACGGCGTTGATGTAGACGAGCCTGACTATGCGCCCCTCAGCAACGACTGCAAAGATATCCACGCGACTTGTACGTATTACAACAGAGTTTCAATTCTTGCTATCCTTTACACTTGCTTTGATACTGATAGAGATGGGTGTAGATGAACCCGACCTGATGCACGGACTGCCGATTAGCTTGCAGTTGGTGGCGCGGAGgttggaagaggaaaaggtgCTTGCAATGACGGGCGTGGTGTTGAAGGCGTTATCTGGGTAAAGAGATGGTGAGAAGAGGCCGCGTATGTATAGATGGGGAAATGTTGAAGAAACGTGACATTTACGGCCTTTTGGCTGGCATTGTTATTTGTTACATGTATTTACTATACTGCTTAGATAGTTATGAATAACGACATTATACAGCATGCAACAGGCCCTTTGGAGTCGATTATGAAGTGAAGAGAGGGCTGCATGATAACATCTCTGATGTTTATAGTAGTTGCGCCATTATGTGGGATTCGTCTGCCGCAAAGCTTTATTCCCAAAGCAGAGTCGAAGTGCATGAAATCATGGTGGGTGACATCGTGCCGTCGCGGCTCCAACGGATGCCGGAGAGGGTTGCCAGGCAATGCCTCTATGCCGGGCGCCGCAGGTTGGAGACGGGGTTTGCTAATGTCATTCAGTGATGTCGCTTACAACGAGGCCACCTATATTGTAGATCGGAGGATAGACGTATTTCACGCAGTGATATATAGATGTTAGTATCTCTATTCCTCAAACCCTGATTAAAATTGCAAAGTCGAACATGACGCTTTGGTCTCACCATTCAAGTCGTGGGTAATCATCATACACGGTCCAGTTGTTTGAAGTAATACCTACAAAAGAATATAGTTGGGCAGGCACAGAGCTGAGACTCCGACGGCcaagttgttgttgttgttgccgcAGCTTCCTCTAACAGAAAAAGCTCAGCAACGGACCTATGTCTAAAGGGCATCATAAGATAGTTTAGCCTTGATGCTATAGCAATAACGCGGTTGAGGCTGTTGTTCTCTCATTTTCTACATGGGAGCCCTAAGATTTCTCTTGGTATATACACATTGTAACAATgattttataaaagatttgTTCACATGCTGTCCCACTCTAAGACTACCAGTATGCTTAACCTGCGGGGCGTAGACtatactgctagtagtaaCCTGGCCTACATCTCGGGCATTTAAGAAGCAGATTATTACAGTAATGCAACTCAAGCCTAGCTTCCAATACGTAGACTGCGCAATAAATTTCCCAAATGAGGTCGTCACCGCCTGGACCCTTTATCAGTGCCTTTGAACCGGCCTATAGCTGGGTATTGTTAGCTGTTCTATGGCCATAAGCAAAATGGCCCTGCCCTTGGTAGTTCATTTTAAAAACATTACTCAATCTATGACTCAATCAATGATGAGATCTACGAGCTCTGTAAATCCAGACTATACACTTACATCATATCTTTAGTTTAAGCATGAGTTTGGGTATGCAAACAGGTCCCCGCCGACAGACCCTAATTAAGTACATACATGGACCTttcttcagctgcagctAATCTGCAATTAATGCCGTTCTTGTCGTGCCGTAA is a window from the Trichoderma atroviride chromosome 5, complete sequence genome containing:
- a CDS encoding uncharacterized protein (EggNog:ENOG41), whose product is MGMASNTNDGVLQQRNRPVGKPRGMRRDRDCRSCKLRNVKCDLNRPSCGECVAAGVPCGGYPQRVIWVGASSSVKEASSPTSAPSSTPARSTRLARSQSAVSRSSDSGQTPDRGASDSWSPPDRPGSSPGDDASPISWSEADQNSFIKPLATLCQQIISLDGDALRSNHYLSVEALRLISRLRDFVQARIDGHPARADMWESESLARYRLDALMSLKDALKATNPFAFIGIAAFAFFEVCDSGFGDWQRHLYGAKSLLDFHCKSRAELDNLSRSVTGLGEMVVRLVWFDTCGSIIRGTTDLIFEDWHRELLTDSFFRTVGCAAETFELFTKVASGEVASSPTNSAFLAIKQLLSLGQGTSDWDRSADAYRCAAVIAVLTRAGGEPVTLSTQSTISKAVDRACQIIAASPSSSQFYIHMAVPAYLAGMNATSTQQCDVVRSYWHNCSHAGVRRYPDGLARCEERWKLKGLA